From Synergistaceae bacterium, a single genomic window includes:
- a CDS encoding ribonuclease J → MYKNFLNRRNYYLTSKRRKFNGSDVEHLNFIPLGGLGEIGKNMYVLEYNDEILVIDSGLKFPDSELPGIDYIVPDITYLENNRDKILAIIITHGHEDHTGGLPYALPRLDVPIYGTQLTLGLIKNKLQDDLPGYKPQTHEIKAGDVIQIGSFLVRFIAVAHSIPDGVALSIDTPLGRILHTGDFKLDSTPVDGRVTDFAALAEEGDKGIMLLCSDSTNAERKGFTPSERILSGTLETLFRTYRNKRVIISSFASNVHRIQQAADVAARFNRKIAFLGRSMIRITELARDLGYLKIDPKMIISIDESWKYSDNQLVVITTGSQGEPFSGLVTMSRGENKSIILGEHDVVFLLASVIPGNEKLVNNTINRLFAQGCEVVYEKERQIHVSGHASSEELKIIMNITRPQYFVPIHGEYKHLVRHSQLAQEVGIPSRNIFLMVNGDILTFTRNSFPKKHGHVQAGAVIVDGNAAGSIKSEVMKERREIAEEGVLVVSAAIDDRGNLLAPVAIETQGVFISDDTKQIFNELYATAERVITESAGKRVNLDSLKRAIKTRVRDVLRKRNSSFAVILPVISLKRSGYYDDTAIFEKDFF, encoded by the coding sequence AACAGGAGGAACTATTATTTGACATCAAAGCGCAGAAAATTTAACGGTTCAGACGTTGAACATCTGAACTTCATTCCATTAGGGGGGCTCGGAGAAATCGGCAAAAATATGTACGTCCTTGAATATAATGACGAGATTCTTGTAATTGACAGCGGCCTTAAATTTCCTGACAGCGAACTCCCCGGAATTGATTATATTGTCCCTGATATAACTTATCTTGAGAATAATAGAGACAAAATTTTAGCAATTATCATAACTCACGGCCATGAAGATCACACGGGCGGACTTCCATATGCGCTGCCTCGTCTTGACGTGCCTATTTACGGGACTCAATTAACGCTGGGACTCATAAAGAATAAATTACAAGATGATTTACCGGGGTATAAGCCTCAAACTCATGAAATCAAAGCGGGCGACGTTATACAAATCGGCTCGTTCTTAGTAAGATTTATTGCCGTTGCGCATTCTATACCGGACGGGGTTGCACTCTCAATTGATACGCCTTTAGGGAGAATTTTGCACACGGGAGATTTTAAACTTGATTCGACTCCTGTTGATGGAAGAGTTACGGACTTTGCGGCACTGGCTGAAGAGGGCGACAAGGGCATAATGCTGTTATGTTCGGATTCGACTAATGCAGAGAGAAAGGGATTTACACCCAGTGAAAGAATTTTATCGGGGACTCTTGAGACACTTTTTAGGACATATAGAAATAAGCGCGTTATAATTTCTTCATTTGCCAGCAACGTACACAGAATCCAGCAGGCCGCCGACGTAGCAGCAAGATTTAACCGCAAAATCGCATTTCTTGGCCGGAGCATGATAAGAATTACGGAACTTGCGCGGGATCTGGGATATCTCAAAATTGACCCTAAAATGATTATTTCAATCGATGAAAGCTGGAAATATTCAGATAATCAATTAGTAGTAATTACGACTGGATCACAGGGCGAGCCATTCTCCGGACTCGTTACTATGAGCAGGGGCGAAAATAAATCTATTATACTCGGTGAACATGATGTAGTTTTCTTGCTTGCTTCAGTTATTCCAGGAAATGAAAAACTCGTAAATAACACGATTAATAGACTCTTTGCTCAGGGTTGTGAAGTCGTTTACGAGAAAGAAAGACAAATTCACGTCTCCGGCCATGCTTCAAGCGAAGAACTTAAAATCATTATGAACATAACCCGCCCGCAGTATTTTGTCCCGATTCACGGCGAATATAAACATTTAGTCAGGCACTCACAATTAGCGCAGGAAGTAGGAATCCCTTCACGCAATATTTTCTTAATGGTCAACGGGGATATATTGACTTTCACGCGGAATTCATTCCCGAAAAAACACGGACATGTTCAGGCAGGCGCAGTAATTGTTGACGGCAACGCGGCAGGAAGCATAAAGAGTGAAGTAATGAAGGAACGCCGAGAAATCGCAGAAGAGGGCGTATTAGTGGTGTCTGCTGCTATAGATGACAGGGGGAATTTATTAGCTCCTGTTGCAATTGAGACTCAAGGCGTATTTATCTCTGATGACACAAAGCAAATTTTTAACGAGTTATACGCAACGGCAGAACGAGTCATTACTGAATCAGCAGGGAAGAGAGTCAATCTTGACTCACTCAAACGGGCAATTAAGACAAGAGTCCGCGATGTATTGAGAAAACGCAACTCATCATTTGCGGTAATATTGCCTGTAATATCGTTAAAGCGTTCGGGCTATTATGATGACACGGCAATTTTTGAGAAGGACTTTTTTTAA